The Nevskiales bacterium genome includes a window with the following:
- a CDS encoding FkbM family methyltransferase: MRAWIAARPALWRWYRQIRRRLLGEAPWPPSPIRQVLQSLADEKAAIRFVQIGSNDASTGDPIIEFVQSYGWQGVLVEPVPYVFERLRRRFAANPRLKLENLAIGSHTGQRPFFCLEPLERPPSRYYDQLGSFSRAHIEKHERYLPGVSAHIREIQVSCTTLTELLKKHDFRQLDLLQVDAEGADFEVLSSLDFDYCTPLLVLFEYGHLIRTEREQCVLFLQARGYRLLYEGRDCLAMHREAGKHWPRTALAFESLSPDV, from the coding sequence TTGCGCGCCTGGATCGCTGCGCGGCCAGCACTATGGCGCTGGTACCGGCAGATACGACGCCGTCTGCTCGGCGAAGCACCCTGGCCGCCAAGTCCGATCCGACAGGTGCTGCAGAGCCTGGCTGACGAGAAGGCTGCGATTCGCTTCGTGCAGATCGGATCGAACGATGCCAGCACAGGTGACCCGATCATCGAGTTTGTGCAGTCCTATGGCTGGCAGGGCGTCCTGGTCGAGCCAGTGCCATATGTATTCGAGCGCCTGCGCCGTCGGTTCGCTGCCAATCCCCGCCTGAAGCTCGAAAACCTCGCCATCGGTAGCCATACGGGGCAAAGGCCATTCTTCTGCCTGGAGCCACTCGAGCGGCCGCCCTCGCGTTACTACGACCAGCTCGGGTCATTTTCGCGCGCCCATATCGAGAAACATGAGCGCTATCTGCCGGGAGTCAGCGCGCATATCCGCGAAATCCAGGTATCCTGCACGACGCTCACGGAGCTGTTGAAGAAACACGATTTCCGACAACTCGATCTCCTGCAGGTGGATGCCGAAGGCGCGGATTTCGAAGTGCTGTCGAGTCTGGATTTCGACTACTGCACGCCTTTGCTGGTGCTGTTCGAATACGGCCACCTGATCAGGACAGAGCGCGAGCAGTGCGTCCTGTTCCTTCAGGCGCGCGGTTATCGCTTGCTATACGAGGGGCGGGATTGTCTGGCGATGCACCGCGAGGCAGGAAAGCACTGGCCACGGACCGCCCTGGCCTTCGAATCGCTATCACCGGATGTCTGA
- a CDS encoding glycosyltransferase family A protein, protein MPEPLISVVLPTHNRAALLRRSLASVLAQTHRNLELIVVNDASTDETIATLDAVRDPRLRVITRRQSSGAAAARNAGIAVACGQYVAFQDDDDIWLAQKLERQLYALRSRPDAEWCIGCHIRLEPLAVRYIGGEWFIRQFDYREGAGVRRPDWSLIATPGWLLQRAALEAVGGFDERIRSYDDWELGLRLFRRAAPVIVDEPLWWQDRWSGSGLIRQSRSRAQDLRIIMERHGQFWATRPDVRARHWRMSGRILSLEDPAPAGRAELKQALREQPFSVSSWLALAASYLGREWNRRLTSLFRALRGALP, encoded by the coding sequence ATGCCTGAGCCGCTCATCAGCGTGGTTCTGCCGACACATAACCGTGCGGCGCTCTTGCGGCGGTCGCTGGCCAGTGTCCTGGCACAGACCCATCGCAACCTCGAGCTGATCGTCGTAAACGACGCTTCTACGGATGAAACAATAGCCACGCTTGACGCCGTGCGCGATCCGCGCCTGCGTGTCATCACACGCAGGCAGAGTAGCGGTGCAGCGGCGGCACGCAATGCGGGAATCGCAGTTGCCTGCGGCCAGTACGTTGCCTTTCAGGACGATGACGATATCTGGCTGGCGCAGAAGCTGGAGAGACAGCTGTATGCGCTGCGAAGTCGCCCGGATGCCGAGTGGTGCATTGGCTGCCACATCCGGCTGGAGCCGCTTGCTGTCCGTTACATCGGTGGCGAGTGGTTCATCCGGCAGTTCGATTACCGTGAAGGTGCCGGTGTAAGACGCCCGGACTGGAGCCTGATCGCGACGCCTGGCTGGCTGCTGCAACGAGCGGCGCTGGAGGCGGTTGGAGGGTTCGACGAGCGCATCCGGTCGTACGACGACTGGGAACTCGGACTGCGGCTGTTCCGGCGCGCCGCGCCGGTGATCGTGGACGAACCTTTGTGGTGGCAGGACCGATGGTCCGGTAGCGGCCTTATCCGCCAGTCGAGGTCCCGTGCACAGGACCTGCGCATCATCATGGAACGGCACGGGCAGTTCTGGGCCACGCGACCGGACGTCCGCGCACGCCACTGGCGGATGAGCGGACGAATCCTCAGTCTGGAAGACCCGGCGCCTGCCGGTCGCGCGGAGCTGAAGCAGGCATTGCGTGAGCAGCCATTCAGCGTATCGTCATGGTTGGCGCTGGCTGCGTCCTATCTGGGGCGCGAATGGAATCGCCGGCTCACATCACTGTTCCGTGCCCTGCGAGGCGCATTGCCATGA
- a CDS encoding glycosyltransferase family 8 protein, producing the protein MIEIACSADAPYLPHVSVMLHSVLTRTPTRPLRVWLTHDTELPEEGRQRLQAVVEGQGATIEYVTVPPALMAGFSTKKFHAACWHRILLPDLLPQVDRILYLDCDIIVADDLTPLWETPLAGALFGAVCNPLFPLMRNWPKQDLGLDDPLDYLNSGVLLLDLRALRRVGLGDQLRDYSLRHPDRLLPEQDALSDLMRGRWLKLHPRWNLQTTFYDLPAWLLPFPRQIVREALARPAVIHYNGPFKPWQYLCKHPLRGLYFDHLQQTPWPRQPLERSSLPYRLIKPLPVTLQYRVFELRKLWRRLRSLFGRLASAFRPA; encoded by the coding sequence ATGATCGAGATCGCCTGTTCGGCAGACGCACCTTATCTGCCGCATGTATCGGTGATGCTGCACTCGGTGCTGACGCGCACTCCAACGCGGCCCTTGCGCGTCTGGCTGACCCATGACACGGAACTCCCGGAGGAGGGGCGGCAGCGGCTGCAGGCCGTGGTCGAAGGGCAGGGCGCTACGATCGAGTATGTGACGGTGCCGCCCGCCCTGATGGCCGGGTTCTCCACAAAAAAATTCCATGCAGCGTGCTGGCATCGCATCCTGCTGCCTGACCTGTTGCCCCAGGTCGACAGAATCCTCTATCTTGATTGCGATATCATCGTGGCCGACGATCTGACCCCGTTGTGGGAGACGCCGCTGGCGGGCGCGCTCTTCGGCGCAGTGTGCAACCCGCTGTTTCCGCTGATGCGCAACTGGCCCAAGCAGGACCTTGGGCTTGATGACCCGCTGGATTACCTGAACTCGGGCGTTCTCCTGTTGGACCTCCGCGCCTTGCGTCGCGTCGGCCTTGGTGATCAGTTGCGTGATTATTCGCTTCGTCATCCGGACCGACTGCTGCCGGAGCAGGATGCGCTATCCGATCTCATGCGCGGACGCTGGTTGAAGCTGCACCCACGCTGGAACCTGCAAACCACTTTCTACGACCTGCCAGCCTGGCTGCTGCCGTTTCCGAGGCAAATCGTGCGTGAAGCGCTGGCGCGGCCTGCGGTCATCCATTACAACGGGCCGTTCAAGCCCTGGCAGTACCTGTGTAAGCATCCTCTGCGCGGGTTGTACTTCGATCATCTCCAGCAGACGCCCTGGCCGCGACAGCCACTGGAGCGGTCGAGTCTGCCTTATCGTCTGATCAAGCCGCTGCCAGTGACCCTTCAGTACCGCGTTTTTGAGTTGCGTAAACTGTGGCGGCGCCTGCGCAGCCTGTTCGGCCGGCTGGCCAGCGCGTTTCGTCCGGCATAG